The stretch of DNA AGGAAATCTATGTAGCCCAAAATCTGAGCCaacaattttaacaaaattagtCATTTATACAAACCACATAGCATGCTTTATGCTCATAATGTTAACCAAGAAACCATGGATTTTATGCCAAGTACTGTTTTTAATTTGCTAAAAAAGTACATTAAACTAACAAGAGGTAACAGATTTTACCTGCAAAGAAAAAGTTGTTATCTCATATAAGGCCCTTGTAATgataataaaacaatttaacaTTATCCACCAGCAAGACTACTATGAAAAGAATAATGTGTAACTAAGTTAGGACCCTAGAAGTATGCCATGCATGTTAGTACACTCAAACAAAATACTGCCAATAGTTAGAGGTAAGGACTAAGGAGGTTTGGACACGTGTGCAGAAGATATGTAGAAACACCGGTAAAGAGGATTATAAGAAGGAGGACAATCCAATAGTTAGAGAGAACGAAATAAATACTATAGGCCAAACAATTAAGAGGATTTAAAGGTAAATCTATTTTAAACCTAATACAAGACAAGGCATTATTACAGCATCATCAATCCGAGAAATTGTGATATTTGACATTGTTACCCTGAGTTGAAGCAAATAAGTTTATccctttttatatattataagtaGCCAACAATTATGGAGATGATCTTTTTAGAACATGTATAAGTTTTAAGAGAATTGGATTAAAAGAGCATACATCTTTAAGCAAACTAATCTTTTATGTTAACTACTCAGGAGATTCTTGCCTGTCAGTTACATACACAAATAAAAACAGGTTGACAAAGTCTGAAGTACTAACCTCTTGGTTAGAGGACCAAGCTGCACTTTCCTGAGAAGAATCCTTATATGTCTGCTTCAGCTTTAGTACCAAAATTTCGTTCTCACTTGCTAAGGAAGATAGCTGCAAAATAAAGTACAACAATTTCAAATAACCATGcactgtttaaaaaaaattactgcTAAATTTTCATCCTCTGAATTTTCAATCAAGTTAGTCTATACTGCAATAATTGTGGATTTTGATGTCTTCGCAACAGCATTACAACCGCAATTTAGGCCGCATTTCCCTGCAATATACAAGTTTGCAGCGTAACCACAACCGCGATTTAAAATCATGGTAGtgattaatataatattcaattatCATACTATGCACATCAATGGATGGCGGTATAATGTCAAGATTTCAAAGCATTACAACCTTTACCTGCTTTTTAAGATGCTCTCTTTCAAAAGCGACCTGTGTCaccaaatttttgaaaacttCGGTTAGCTTCCCAATATCCTTTGCAGTTGCCATTTTTTCTTCCTCCACTTTGTGCAGCGATCCCTCCAAGCATTCCAATCTACTCCTCAAGAAACTAACTTCCTCATTCAAATCAGCATTATATTCAGATACTAAGATACATTTCTCCTCTGCACTGTCGGCTCGACTCTCGGCTTTAGAAACCTTTGACTTAACATTCTTTATCACATGCTCCATATCTTCAATTGTGTAATACAGCATCTTTTGCTTCTCCTGACTAGCTTCAGCAGATGCTACTGCATGCTGCAGCCGTAAATCGGACTCCTTTAGCTGCCTCTCAAGTAACTCTACACTCTTGGATGTGCTACCACCATCTTTTAAAAGAGCCAGCTCCTTTTTGAGTTCATCGTTAGTTTCTGTCAACGTTTTACACTGAGATTCTGCAGCATTAGCCCGATTTTCTGCATTCAATACATTTTCTTTCAGTTCAGCGATAACTTTATTCGTGGCTCTAATTTGAGAACACACAGCGTTGTACTGTTGCTGATATTCATTAGCAGAGACCTTCACCTTCACTAACTGGCCTTCATATTCTTGTATCTGTTTCTCAAGTGAAATCACCTTGTCACTTAAATTGACAACCTCGGAATTGGCAAGGTTTAGTCTATCTTTGGCTGTGCTGCTTTCGAGCTCCGTAGAAGTTTCCAGCTTAGCTCTAAGATCAGATTCACATTGTCTTAAACCATTCAAATTGAACTGAGAAAGCTTGAGTTTAGCCAACAATTCATTCGAAATTCCCATCAGGATCTCATGTGCATTGTCTGCTTCAAACCATCTTTCCCACACTTCAGTTGCTTCTTCCTCAGTTTGAATTAGCTCATCTTCTAAAGAAACGATCCTTTGTTTTAGCTGCTCTTCAACTTTCCTCGAATCGTTAAAGTTCTTCTCGAGATCCATTTCACTTGCTAGAGATTTCTCTAGCATCCTCAGAATGTTTCTCTGTTCCTCAACTGTCTGCATGTTTATCATGGTGTCAACATTCAACGTTTGATCATCCTCTTGGacattttcatcttcttcaacaTTACCTGTCATCATTGAAATCCCACATATAAAAGAAGgacaacaaatatatattagaaatggaaaattattcaaataaaaataatttattggtcaaacatTAATAAAGAAGCAGCCATTTTGAGCAAGTCAGTTCAATGTTCTTCTTCACAGCTCTTTCTTCCTTTACtttattctttcttttgttaataaataatagaaGAATTCCATAATGCACAATAGCCGTTTCCAATTTCCCTTTGCATGAGCATTTACACACACGATATTAGATGATAATTGAAGTGGACCCCAGATAATggaacaaacaaaaaagaatatacCCTTTTCTAACAACTGAATGAAAAAGACAAAGtcatgaaataaatataaaaacaaggGAATAAAGGACATGCACCATCAATGTCAAATTCTTTTACACTGACAACCAATCCCAACTCGCCAAGATAACAAACAATTGCATAACtgcttttatttaaaaactataacATATGATATGGCAAATTGAGTTGTGATTGGATGTCATGTCAGTGTGTGAAGCACGAATAGTAATGCGAACTTCAAAAACGATAGGACACAGACACATCGACAccggtaataatttgagaaaacgaattaattgaatataatcaaAGTGTCACGTGTTGTGTCGATGACACGTGTCAGACACAGGGACACCTTTCAATCAGAAGTGAGTACTACAAGTAACTTTGCACCTAAGGTGCATATCCCTTATTCTCATAAAAGAAGCAATTAATGTGCAAACAAAaactacataaataaatatcaatcaTTAAGATCCACTACATACCAATATCTTCCTTCTTATAAGAAGACAAAGTCCGTTGAAAACTAACAGATTGTTTCTTAACCTCATAAAACTGCTCCTCTGACAACTTCAAACTTTGTTCACATTCAACCAACCTATCTTGCCAAGTGATGAAAGAAGAAACTCTCTCTCTAGCATCAGAAATCTCATCATGTAATGTGTCCAAAAACAAACCCAATTCTCTAACCTCAGAACCCAACACCccacataaaaaatcaaattcaaaactctttataacacaatcaatttccatgttttcttcttctaaaacCAAACCCTCTAGTTCAGCTTCCAAAGATTCCAAATGCATCATGAAAATATTCAAGTTTGAAACTTTCTCAGAGAAACGAGCTACACTCAATTCTAGATCCACAATTACATCAACCCCTCCAACATCACCAGTATTATCTTCAGCACTTTGAGTTTCCATCGTTCTAATCTACAAAAACACAACTATTGTTTGTTCAAGAACCTGAGAAAAAgaattcaaacatcaaaatgcAACAATAATGATTTCAATATTTAAGCCATAAAGTGAATATAATAAACTAACAAGCACATATACCAACATAGACACTTCAGATGACACTGACATGTTGACAcaagtaataatttgagaataagaattaattgaatgtaatcaacaTGTCACCGACGACATGAGTCGGAACACTATCGGTTAGAAGTGTCAGTGCTACAATTAATGTAATGGAATCAACCAAAAAaagattaattgaaaaattaaagaagaattagaAATGAATTGAGATTGCAAAGTTTGAAGGAACAGTATAAATTGTATAAAAGTTGAAGAGAATGGAATCATACCAATTGAAAAATGGAGAATTTGAAGATGGAAATTGAGTTGATTTTGGAATCGTTAGATTGAAGATTTTTTCCGACAACGGAAACGGTTGCGACCTAACTGAAAATTCAGATTCACACAACACTGGGAACTCACTATGAAACGCAGCGTTTTGCCTTCAAAGCGGTTCAAAGCggtgtttattattattattattattattaattataattattacacGTGGGATAAACAAAAGTGGCACGGCTCTTTTTCATTCTGTTTAGGCAACTTAGGCAAGGGTATTCTCACAaacgatttttattttttttttctatcggAAAAGaagtgattaattttcttttgcatACAAGTGTCTAGATTTCTGAAGTTAATTTATGTACATAATACCCGCTTTTACATATATCTAAAAAAGGACAAAGATATATGATTATTTcgtgaaaaataaataaggataGAGATATGAAAATCATACAATAATGTATCACAATTTATTAAACATAgattcactacgcgaaaaactgcattttacagcgttttttttaatccatttacagcgctttttcaaaaaaaaacaagcgctgtggactcgagcgctgtaaatgatacaacagcgcttttaaaaaagcgctataaaacatgtaaatataacgcgcacttgttatgcacattttacagcgctttttcaaaaaagcgctgtaacatgcaccccattatatgagttatgggtctccTTTTAGAGCGtttttgttgtacattttacagcgctttctcacgaaagcgctgtaaaatgtacaccattaaagcgctttacaacaatattttacagcgctttttaaaacaagcgctgtaaaatgtgtttttttttttaaacgctgtaaattaattatttgaaatgaaaagcgctttttagctttttatggcattttttttagaaagcgctgtcttttatctttgtatccaaaattattttgatccaaaatcacttcataatcagtgcacacaacaacaaaacatattcaaataccataagtagttcacacaatcagtagaacagaaatcagaactctgtaacttaattaacatatatgtaactctgtaactctgtaatttacaacctaattaactacattcagatagatatatacaacctaattaactacattcagatacatatatatataacctaatttacaacctaaactatattcagatccatatgcatgttcatatattgtgtcctatgatcatttacatataataactaacagaatatacataatatgcactagctaccatataatattcagatcccttgcccagcagcaagctatttcccagaaaatcaaataattttcatgtgcacatactgacaccaccagtcttcctttaattccatcagatcttcctcagaatatgatggactggaattgtcaaagtactgcaatatacaaattgaacatattatattaagttagtatcaaatatatagataatttatatatgaaaatcatataatgcaaataccgtaccgtttctgggataatagttttattcttctcaacaatctccttcatgaatctcaatatgtagtacccacagtcgatgttatttgtttgacgagggcactttattgagatccatgtaatgttattagacttctgcttcgacactttagcacctctttgagctcgataaacttttaaggcactatcgaatgaataaatgtgattattatagcatgaacaaacacattatttatatatatatatgtaagaaataaatgaatattacttacgtgtcgagcatattctttattctggggtgattggtgtaatcgccgtgcacgggatccaaatagtatataacttcagagaccgcattgattgcaaatagcacccaatgtgccctacaacaacaaaaaattggttaagcaattttgtttatagacaactaataaattaaattctcatcaattaaaaaagataaaattacgtaccctgaattatatggtgccaagaacaatttatcactttctttatttcctaaaaacatatctacaatgtagtttTTTACATTCtctggatcgagtttccacatcgacatcttatgtggagacaagaatgagtatttatttgacagtttcctcgtgcacacgaccttctcgtacaaaaaccttcaatgaaaattttaaactagattaattaccaatacatttaattaattacaaataaatgcaattaaaagttttttttaccttatgtacaagctgattacagtagcactcagctccttatgttcaaGAAGTTCGTacatgtgctccttttcgaggtattcaacatactcatctccaaatatgtctttattcatgtgtacgatgggcgaatcgttgctgctgcccatgttcctttttatttggatgtcaagacacgccccgtatttaccaaggcgtggctgacttttattaggagcagcagcagcagcgaccgattttccccgatccagattttttgttgctgcaagtttggcagctttattaccctcggGCCTTTGTGATTTGGCAGctctattaacctccaatttttgaggtttgctgcctttttttggctgtaggggtggtttatttatttggacccacaaaaatgaggtaaaatgttagtttattgaatctgaaaaaatgacaaaccttaggcaataaatgtgacaaaccttttcgggagatgtaactgatttgtcttTGGAAATCTTTTTTTGGAGGGCAACAAGgtttgtgggccatgccacgtaactaccaatagtGTTGCTTAAGAActgcatatctccatcgttgtccggtatgagCAAcagtgcagttggttcgaaagcaacagtaggcgatactttgacatggcctgcggggatcggaatattgtgcaatacttctcccgaagtattgtacaatattccttttcccaccttccgttgagtaggcgaggacaagtataggacacatgtagtgacaccctacatcaatagttaaaacataagtacagttaatatataagtttgtttaatacataagtaattacataagcaagtaagtagtaagtaattaattacctcgggaatactcttcaaaccgacgttgcaactcccggtttcactctccatttgtatttcaggttggagctgaaccggaagttgcttgtctttattcgtattcaccaagagtgccacttgctctgataggattctgagcttctctaatacttcctcgttggaagatTTTTTatgcttctcttgaggaaaaaagcttttgggagttacgccaaatcctttccccctaactcgaccggaatactcagggacattaaacactttcccaagaatgtccctgcaagtatccttgttgccctccggattttcagaactttgttcaataatttcctaaaatacatgtaacattaaaaagataagttcaatagcatttttaatatacaatattaaaaaatattaaagtgataatatacttacacaaagttctacaactttcttgacattttcattatcaaccactccatctttgttaacacgcgcttccttccataagatatgacgacccaagggttgatcggcttgggtgtcttttctctattcgttaaaatcataaacaaaataatacaaattagttacacactatagtttataatacaaattacttcattatataaaagtgatgtttaattacttacaatttgttgttcaaggcgtgcatatcccatacgtgatttcttgtatgggtgttttgggttgcttgcccgttcgcgatttgccttactaatattctatataaaaaaaaaatagcaattgtgtaaaaatttaaaatacgctacgaatatgaataataaaacacaaatgctaataaattaataacttacgacaaacgccgggtcagaacgtttggaaacaaatgcactccattcatcctttgatatataatgttgatatatctttggaggttcagcatttgtgtttccttctctatcttttagatagaaatttgagagatgggatctaaatccacgatggattttcccagcaactctcaaaacatatgactttcgttcctcatcaagaacaaaagtggtctgcaatgaaaacaattataagtaatgtattttacagaaaaaaaattataaatgacaaaagagtagatcaaaatatttacttgaatgtcattccagatgatatctttggcatccttcaacgccttatctctccagttgtctattgttattgggacattttgacgaacaacagccccaatgtagcttacaaacatggagctgttggggtcaactggctgaccactctcgttccagccaacctaataaactcatatagtaagtacatgccctaaaccctaaaaaaagataaaaaaacacacagcaaacagagtatatatagtatacctcaaatttaatgccattactccttgctttaatgactttctgcatgatagttgcaccacgtttgacttctttttcgtaagtcttagaggtgccaacttcttcattttgaacttctaaatctttgtttgtatccatttaactacaacaagttcaacatgcactttagtataacatcaacaagctcaacatggatcatgcattattataaacaaactcaacatgtatcagtatatcttaaaaaagctcaacatgcattctaatgattacaaaaatttaataacatcaatacctgaataatgatggttcgaagaaagacgaaatgcaaagaaaagagggtttgcagaaagttcacagaaatatggttcaaagaaaagagggaacggtattgaagaaatacgtaatgagggttacgtatttcaatgaaaatatattgtgtgaaatgggagagatgatcttggatggaaataaggttcgaaatgaaggagatgatcgtggaaataaggttcgtaaaggacgggatgatagggtttgcaaaagaagagaagaaatgaaggttgagatgaaggttacgtaatgaagaggaaactgaagaggtaactgttatatatacgtaacacttttacagcgctttttataagcctttttacagcgctttttttgtaaagcgctctaaaaggcttctttagttaaattcttaaaaggctcttttacagcgcttttgacaaataagcgctgtaaaagacctccgtgtgttattatgttatttgaatgccttttacgccttttacagcgcttttgtcaaataagcgctgtaaaagacctccgtgtgttattatgttatttgaatgttttttaaagccttttacagcgctttttacacataagcgctctaaaatgtctctttatgttaattttaagaggctcttttacagcgctttttccaaataagcgctgtaaaagacctccgtgtgttattatgttatattaatgttttttaaagccttttacagcgcttcttacacataagcgctctaaaatgtctctttaggttaattttagaaggctcttttacagcgctttttccaaataagcgcttgtaaaaggccttattgtttttgtgttttgttatgttattttttaaacaagctcaacatgcaaaacccacataactggtcaccaccaaaatctcttcctcttcaccaaactct from Cicer arietinum cultivar CDC Frontier isolate Library 1 chromosome 3, Cicar.CDCFrontier_v2.0, whole genome shotgun sequence encodes:
- the LOC101509151 gene encoding WPP domain-interacting tail-anchored protein 1; the protein is METQSAEDNTGDVGGVDVIVDLELSVARFSEKVSNLNIFMMHLESLEAELEGLVLEEENMEIDCVIKSFEFDFLCGVLGSEVRELGLFLDTLHDEISDARERVSSFITWQDRLVECEQSLKLSEEQFYEVKKQSVSFQRTLSSYKKEDIGNVEEDENVQEDDQTLNVDTMINMQTVEEQRNILRMLEKSLASEMDLEKNFNDSRKVEEQLKQRIVSLEDELIQTEEEATEVWERWFEADNAHEILMGISNELLAKLKLSQFNLNGLRQCESDLRAKLETSTELESSTAKDRLNLANSEVVNLSDKVISLEKQIQEYEGQLVKVKVSANEYQQQYNAVCSQIRATNKVIAELKENVLNAENRANAAESQCKTLTETNDELKKELALLKDGGSTSKSVELLERQLKESDLRLQHAVASAEASQEKQKMLYYTIEDMEHVIKNVKSKVSKAESRADSAEEKCILVSEYNADLNEEVSFLRSRLECLEGSLHKVEEEKMATAKDIGKLTEVFKNLVTQVAFEREHLKKQLSSLASENEILVLKLKQTYKDSSQESAAWSSNQEVTKTWKNLSANDDEVKTDSMPDVGSVRRIDAGVFTFKHLLISVFVLLLSAVTFLYLKDLNFNVSL